The following proteins are encoded in a genomic region of Triticum dicoccoides isolate Atlit2015 ecotype Zavitan chromosome 1B, WEW_v2.0, whole genome shotgun sequence:
- the LOC119349500 gene encoding uncharacterized protein LOC119349500, protein MEWTPVMAYPRAQLASGSPATVELQAARGKAATNKRRSWNRPKKELETMFFLLEKGYSELRRWNNTLFCWKRCFFLLEASLWIATVDASRRAAELHICNGDKRKATTDEGKSYNQCFFLVTDVWFSFTGTYDLWWRTAAPATR, encoded by the exons ATGGAGTGGACGCCGGTGATGGCGTACCCCCGCGCGCAACTGGCGAGTGGTTCCCCGGCTACGGTGGAGTTGCAAGCGGCAAGGGGCAAAGCTGCAACCAACAAGCGGCGGAGCTGGAACCGGCCTAAGAAGGAGCTGGAAACAATGTTTTTTTTGCTGGAAAAG GGCTATTCAGAGCTACGACGATGGAACAACACACTTTTTTGCTGGAAGAGATGTTTCTTTTTGCTGGAAGCGTCACTTTGGATTGCTACTGTCGATGCATCACGACGAGCGGCAGAGCTTCATATCTGCAACGGGGACAAGAGAAAAGCTACGACAGATGAGGGAAAAAGCTACAACCAGTGTTTTTTTCTTGTCACCGATGTGTGGTTTTCTTTCACTGGGACGTACGACCtatggtggcggacggcggcgccggcAACACGGTGA